AATCTGAAAGCCATGGGTTACCCGGTGCGGAAGGATGCCGATCTCGACAAAGCCCTGGACGAATTGCGCTCCCTCTATGAGCCTTTTGTGAACACGCTCTCCCAGTATCTAAAATTCCCTCTCCCAGAGTTTGTGTTGGCCAATCAACCGGTGGATAACTGGCAAACCAGCCCGGGCATGCCCCGTTCCCCGGGTCTTTCGAGTCTGCAGGACCTGGAACGCCGGCACGAGCATTGGGAGTGAATTGGCCGAGGCGTCGAGGCGGCGTAGTCCCCCTGCGAGCCAATGAATTCAATAAGTCTCGCCAGTAGCTTGTCCTGCTGCTGGGAAAAGGTCGGCCTGATCCATGGGAGGGTTGGCCCGTGCCGCGGCAATTGCCCTTGGTTCCGCTAGGGAATTACTCTCGGTTGCATTGGATCGTTGGCGAGCGGGGAATGGGTGGAGAATCGGAGAGCGGCATCGATGACGATTGAGTTTCACAAAATGCTCTTCGATCCTGGAATCCGGCCGCCGCGCTATCCGGACCCGCTCCGTTTTCAGCGGTTTATCCAAGTGGAAATCGTTTCGATAGGATAGTAACTGATTTGGGCGTAGAAACAGCTAAAGGTTTCCCTCCGCTACCCCCCTGCCCTTAAGAAGGTGTTCTTCTCCGATGCCAGATCACACCAAACAGACCAAACTCCTTCCGGGCGAGCAATCGGCTTCCGGCCAGCAACCCAACCCCACGTTTGATACGGCCGATTTTCAATCCGGTTCCCCGGGCCATTCGCCCGAGGACAAGACGCGCGGTCCAGATCGAAAAACCACTTTGGAAGAAGAAAGGACTACTGAACACGAACCGGAAGCGATCCCCGGATATAAGGTGGAGGGCATCCTCGGTCAGGGAGGAATGGGCATTGTTTACAAGGCCAAAGATCTGAGTCTGAAAAGAACTGTTGCCCTGAAGATGATCATTTCCGGGGATTTCGCCGGTTCCAAAGAATTGGCTCGCTTTCGCATCGAAGCGGAAGCGGTGGCTCGTCTGCAACACCCGAATATCGTTCAGATCCACGAAGTGGGAGAAACCAAAGGCCGTCCCTACCTCGCCCTCGAGTTTGTGGAAGGCGGAACCCTGGCGACCAAACTCGCTGGCAAACCGCTTCCTCTCCGCGAAGCCGCCAAATTGGTCGAATCGCTCGCGCGCGGCATGCAACTGGCCCACAGTCGCAACGTCATCCACCGGGATCTGAAACCGGGTAACATCCTACTCAAGAGTGATGGCACCCCGAAAATCGCCGACTTTGGTCTGGCCCGTCAGCTCGACACCGACAGTAGTGAAACTCAGTCCGGGGCGGTCATCGGCACCCCTTCTTACATGGCGCCCGAGCAAGCGGCGGGAATGGCGAATGAAGCGGGACCAGCAACGGACGTCTATGCCCTGGGAGCGATTCTCTATGAATGCCTGACGGGGAAGCCTCCGTTCAAAGCTGAGTCGATGATGAAGACTCTGGACCTCGTCCGAAATGCCCAGCCGGTACGCCCCTCGCTTCTCCAGCCGGGCGTGCCGTTGGACCTCGAAACGATCTGCCTGAAATGCCTTCGAAAGGAGCCCGAGAATCGCTACGCTTCCGCGGCCGAACTGGCGGATGAATTGGTTCGATTTCTTCAAGGCGAACCGATTCTGGCTCGTCCCATGGGTCGCATCGAGCGCATGGAACGCTGGGTCCAGAGAAATCCAGTCGTCACGGGATTGTTGGCCGCCGTGGCGGTCAGTTTGTTGGCCGGAATATCGGTGAGTTACTGGAAATATCGGGAGGCCAAGTTGGCCGCCGAGAAGGCGATCAAAGCCCAAAATTTTCTCGTCAGCATTTTTAAGATTTCTGAAACTCATAGCGATGGCGGAAACGTCACCGCCCGGGAAATCCTTGCGGATGCTCAACGACGGATTCCGATCGAATTCGCGGACCAACCGGAATTACAAGCCGTATTGACAGCCGCCATTAAAGAAGTGAATCGGAATATCCACAAGACGATTCCGGCGGCTCTGGTCCTGGAAGTAAGTGGACCGATAAAAATTCAATCCAAACATGAATGGAAGGGTCAGTCTGACTCTCAGCGTTTGCTTTATCCCGAGGATCAATTGGAACTGGGCCCGGGGGCCACTTGTCATCTCTATTTTCTGGAGGACCTGCATCATGAATGGCTCAAAGCAGGCTCGAAATGCTCCATTGAACAGAATGGGTGTGAGCCCCCCGAGGCAGTCCGGGAAAGAGATAGCAATAGCCTGATGACTTTTGTTCGAGTACCCAAAGGCAAATTCTACAGGGGTTGGTCTGCGAATAAATTACCCAACCTGACGGAGATCCCAGAAGATTTCGAAATCGCAGTTCACGCGGTCACCCAGGGATTATGGATGGATGTGATGAAGCAGAATCCCAGCATTATTTCACGCCAGGGTGATTATTCCCACTTGGTGAAAAGCGTTTCAGATGAAGAACTGAAACTATTTCCTGTAGAAAATGTTACCTACGCGGAGATTGAAATTTTCTTAATAAAACTGAACGAACGGGAGAAAAGCCGAGGGTTTCGCTACAAATTGCCAACCGAGCATCAGTGGGAGTACGCCTGTCGAGGGGCGGCTCATACGCTAGAGGAGTGCTCCTACTATTACTATTTCGACACTCCGACCAATCGGCTGACGTCCCAATTGGCTAATTTTGATGCGATTGAGGAGCCGGACTTAGGGAAAAATAAGAAAAAAAACCTTCCTGTTCGCGTCGGAATGTATCCTCCCAATAAGCTGGGATTGCATGATATGCATGGAAATATCTGGCAATTATGCACCTCATCTAAAGTAGATTCGAAAATCAGCAAAGCCAAAGATAATGGCAAATTTATTACTGTCGCTCGTGGAGGAGGTTACTCCGAAAGAGCTCAAAAATGCGATTCAGCACATTCATTTTTCCCTCCAGAAAATGTTCGCATGGAAGTAATCGGATTTCGATTGGTTCGAGTTCCCATGAGTTAAAAGCATTTTCACGAGCGCACAAAAAAACATATTGAGCCTGACATTATACCTCGATCAACCTTCAAGTTATTTTTTGATGTACTGACTTAGAAAGAAGGGGAAAAACCGCAATCCTAAAATTGCGTCCGGATTTTCATTGAATTATTTTTAGCGTATTATTACACTCAAATCTTGAATTTCCCGCACAAGACGTTTATACCATTTAGGATTTGTCCTATGTTTCTTCCCCCCCGTATCCTCGCCCAAACGAATACCTCAACACGTTCTTTTGAGGAGAAGGACTACACCGCCGCCGGGGACGAGGTTATACCCGCAGGTGGAAATTCACCCTCCTGTGGCCCAGGTATGAAAGAATGCACATTAGGCAGTGCGTCATGGTGCTGTTCTTTAACATCCACGTGTGGCTCGGCAATCGGTGGGTGCAGCTGAATTCTTGTATCGTAGCTGCTCTAACTTGCCCGTAAAATGTATTCATTATCGGAACTGGAACTTTTGTGGCGAGAAACTCGCGGTGATCCGCGGGTTTCCATAGCCATTCTTGATGGCCCCGTGGACTGGAAGCACCCCAGTCTGGCCCATGCCCGGCTCGTCCCGCTAAACGGTTCCGAATCCGGCGAGAAAAATTGGGGACCTGCAAGTCGGCACGGTACCCAAGTCACCAGCCTGATTTTCGGTCAGTCGAATGGTCTCGTCAAAGGGATAGCGCCGAATTGTCGAGGACTACTGTCGCCGATTTTCGACTCGGCGGCGGACGGTACGCTCAAACCTTCCAATCAAGTTCGATTGGCACAGGCGATTGCCGCGGCCCGCGACGCGGGCGCCCAGGTCATCAATATTAGTGGCGGCATGTTTGCGCCCAGTAGCCAAGTCGATCCGTTATTGGCCGAAGTCATTGAGGACTGTGCTCGACGAAATACTTTAATTGTGGCCGCGGTCGGCAATGACGGTTGCGCCTGCCCCCACATTCCGGCGGCTTTAAACTCCGTCCTCGCCGTGGGCGCCCTGGATGCCCTGGGGCAGCCCCTCCCATCGAGCAATTGGGATAGCTCCTACCGTTACCACGGTGTCGTGGCTTTGGGACACCATCTGACTGCCGCCGTACCCGGTTCGGGGTCGGCGCCGATGAGTGGAACGAGTGCCGCGACCGCCGTGCTCAGCGGAGTTGTGGGTTTATTACTCTCCCTGCAACTGAAACGCGGCCTGCGCCCCAATCCCTCTCAGGTGCGCGAAGCCATCCTTCAGAGCGCCGTGGATTGCCGAAAACAAGCGGCTTGGAACTGTCCACGATTATTAGCGGGACGATTGAATATCCCGGGAATTTTAGACATTCTCTTCAAGGAAACATCATATATGAAAAGCGCATCCCCTTCTGAAACTTCCGATGCTTTGCACGCATTCTCTCCTTCCGCAGAAGACTCTGGCGGAGTTGTGGCGTCCTCGGGAGTCGAGCCCTCGGCCTGCGGGTGTGGTTCGAACTCGTCCGTCAAAGTTTATGCTTTGGGTCGGATCAATTATTCTTTAGTCTCTCCCGCTCGGATCACTTTTTTAAAGACTTACATGCAGGAGTACCCGACGAAGGCGGAACTAAAAGAACCTCCCAAGGCTTCCGAAATTAGAAATGATCCTAAAGATATTGGGTTAATGGTGAGACTACTTCGAGTAGCCGCCCACGAGCATATTGCCGCCAGCCTGGAGTGGACCCTGGAAATCGAACCGGGGATTCCCAGCTACGCGATAAAACCGCAGGGACCTTACGCCAGAGAGGCGTATCAACGTCTGATTGACGCCCTTTACGAGTTCAACTTCGGCACCAAAATCGAATACATTGTGATTCCCGGAGTAATTTCGGGAAAAGCAAAACTTCTATCGGGCCAAGAGGTTCCTGCATTGATTCCGGATTTGCGAGGTATGTTTTCCTGGAATACAGAATCGCTGATTCGCCGTCTCGAAAACGTTTTATCTGAGGAAAATCGAGCGGCGATACGCCACTATTTCCGAAGAAGTGCAAAGCTACTGAAGAACCTGGGAGTCCAAGCGGAACACCGAGCATTAAACTTTGCCCTTACCAATGCCTACACTCACATTTATGCAGCCGATGCCAAGCGCGCGGGAAATCAAGGTTATAATTCAGGGTATAGTCTCCCGGAACCGATCATGGATCTCGAAACCGTGCACGTTTCTCGAAGTCAGATTTCCGCTCCGGGGACGGAGTGTTGGGACGTGGAAATAGCTTTCTTCTATCCGCATGTTCTGAATTCGGAGCAAGCTCGACACATCCCGGATCGAAAAATCTATCAGTTCAAAGTTGATGTCTCTGACGTAGTTCCTGTGATGATTGGAGAAATACATTCTTGGAACGCCCGAT
The genomic region above belongs to Telmatocola sphagniphila and contains:
- a CDS encoding bifunctional serine/threonine-protein kinase/formylglycine-generating enzyme family protein gives rise to the protein MPDHTKQTKLLPGEQSASGQQPNPTFDTADFQSGSPGHSPEDKTRGPDRKTTLEEERTTEHEPEAIPGYKVEGILGQGGMGIVYKAKDLSLKRTVALKMIISGDFAGSKELARFRIEAEAVARLQHPNIVQIHEVGETKGRPYLALEFVEGGTLATKLAGKPLPLREAAKLVESLARGMQLAHSRNVIHRDLKPGNILLKSDGTPKIADFGLARQLDTDSSETQSGAVIGTPSYMAPEQAAGMANEAGPATDVYALGAILYECLTGKPPFKAESMMKTLDLVRNAQPVRPSLLQPGVPLDLETICLKCLRKEPENRYASAAELADELVRFLQGEPILARPMGRIERMERWVQRNPVVTGLLAAVAVSLLAGISVSYWKYREAKLAAEKAIKAQNFLVSIFKISETHSDGGNVTAREILADAQRRIPIEFADQPELQAVLTAAIKEVNRNIHKTIPAALVLEVSGPIKIQSKHEWKGQSDSQRLLYPEDQLELGPGATCHLYFLEDLHHEWLKAGSKCSIEQNGCEPPEAVRERDSNSLMTFVRVPKGKFYRGWSANKLPNLTEIPEDFEIAVHAVTQGLWMDVMKQNPSIISRQGDYSHLVKSVSDEELKLFPVENVTYAEIEIFLIKLNEREKSRGFRYKLPTEHQWEYACRGAAHTLEECSYYYYFDTPTNRLTSQLANFDAIEEPDLGKNKKKNLPVRVGMYPPNKLGLHDMHGNIWQLCTSSKVDSKISKAKDNGKFITVARGGGYSERAQKCDSAHSFFPPENVRMEVIGFRLVRVPMS
- a CDS encoding S8 family serine peptidase, producing the protein MWRETRGDPRVSIAILDGPVDWKHPSLAHARLVPLNGSESGEKNWGPASRHGTQVTSLIFGQSNGLVKGIAPNCRGLLSPIFDSAADGTLKPSNQVRLAQAIAAARDAGAQVINISGGMFAPSSQVDPLLAEVIEDCARRNTLIVAAVGNDGCACPHIPAALNSVLAVGALDALGQPLPSSNWDSSYRYHGVVALGHHLTAAVPGSGSAPMSGTSAATAVLSGVVGLLLSLQLKRGLRPNPSQVREAILQSAVDCRKQAAWNCPRLLAGRLNIPGILDILFKETSYMKSASPSETSDALHAFSPSAEDSGGVVASSGVEPSACGCGSNSSVKVYALGRINYSLVSPARITFLKTYMQEYPTKAELKEPPKASEIRNDPKDIGLMVRLLRVAAHEHIAASLEWTLEIEPGIPSYAIKPQGPYAREAYQRLIDALYEFNFGTKIEYIVIPGVISGKAKLLSGQEVPALIPDLRGMFSWNTESLIRRLENVLSEENRAAIRHYFRRSAKLLKNLGVQAEHRALNFALTNAYTHIYAADAKRAGNQGYNSGYSLPEPIMDLETVHVSRSQISAPGTECWDVEIAFFYPHVLNSEQARHIPDRKIYQFKVDVSDVVPVMIGEIHSWNAR